A single Pedobacter sp. PACM 27299 DNA region contains:
- the lysS gene encoding lysine--tRNA ligase: MSTGLSEQELLRRNSLNQLRELGIDPYPAEAFEINAHAADILANYERDKTAYKNISIAGRIMTRRIMGSAAFVELQDSTGRIQVYLKRDELCPDEDKTLYNTVFKKLLDLGDFIGVKGYVFTTQTGEISVHLTEFKLLSKSLKPLPVVKRDEEGNIYDGFTDPELRYRQRYVDLTVNPGFKQIFINRSKVINTMRNYFDEQGWMEVETPILQPIHGGAAARPFATHHNTLDMPLYLRIANELYLKRLIVAGFDGVYEFGKMFRNEGMDRTHNPEFTSMEIYVAYKDYIWMMAMVEDCLEKITVAIHGKAEIEVGKHKINFEGPYEKLTMYESIQKYTGIDVSDMTEDQIKEVCKSLNIEIDASMGRGKLIDELFSEKVEANLIQPTYITDYPLEMTPLAKKHRSKEGLVERFELFVNGKEIANAYSELNDPIDQKERLIDQLKLAERGDDEAMAMDDDFIRALEYGMPPTSGLGIGIDRLVMLMTNQSTIQEVLFFPQMRPEKKAKVTTDEDFVNAGVPAEWVPVIRKMNINTIEELKAANPNKVFNDLGGMRKKLKLELTMPSKEAVEAWFA; the protein is encoded by the coding sequence ATGAGTACAGGACTATCAGAACAAGAGTTGTTGCGTAGAAATTCGCTAAACCAACTTCGTGAATTAGGGATCGATCCCTACCCTGCTGAAGCATTTGAAATCAATGCCCATGCCGCAGATATTTTAGCTAACTACGAAAGAGATAAGACTGCATATAAGAACATCAGCATTGCAGGCCGTATCATGACCCGCAGAATTATGGGGAGTGCTGCCTTCGTGGAATTGCAAGATTCGACAGGAAGAATACAAGTTTATTTAAAAAGAGACGAATTGTGCCCTGATGAAGACAAAACCTTATACAATACCGTATTCAAGAAGTTATTGGATCTGGGCGACTTTATAGGCGTAAAAGGCTATGTTTTCACTACCCAGACTGGTGAGATCTCTGTACACCTTACTGAATTTAAATTATTATCAAAATCCTTAAAGCCTCTTCCAGTAGTGAAACGCGATGAGGAAGGAAATATTTACGATGGTTTTACGGATCCTGAATTGCGCTACAGACAGCGTTATGTGGATCTTACGGTAAACCCTGGATTCAAACAAATTTTCATCAACCGTTCAAAAGTCATCAATACGATGAGAAACTACTTTGATGAACAAGGCTGGATGGAAGTTGAAACTCCGATTCTTCAGCCAATCCATGGTGGTGCAGCAGCGCGTCCATTTGCGACTCACCACAACACCTTGGATATGCCTTTATACCTACGTATTGCGAATGAGCTTTACCTGAAAAGGTTAATCGTAGCTGGTTTTGACGGCGTTTATGAGTTCGGTAAAATGTTCAGAAATGAAGGTATGGACCGTACGCATAATCCAGAATTCACCTCTATGGAAATCTATGTAGCTTATAAAGATTATATCTGGATGATGGCTATGGTAGAAGACTGTCTGGAAAAAATCACTGTGGCTATTCACGGAAAAGCAGAAATTGAAGTGGGTAAACACAAGATCAATTTCGAAGGTCCTTATGAAAAACTGACTATGTATGAATCTATCCAAAAATATACCGGAATAGATGTATCGGATATGACAGAAGATCAGATCAAAGAAGTTTGTAAAAGCCTGAATATTGAAATAGACGCCTCTATGGGTAGAGGAAAACTAATTGATGAGTTGTTTAGCGAAAAAGTAGAAGCCAACCTGATCCAGCCTACATACATCACGGATTATCCTTTGGAAATGACACCGCTTGCTAAAAAGCACAGAAGCAAAGAAGGTCTGGTAGAAAGATTTGAGCTGTTTGTAAACGGTAAAGAAATTGCCAATGCTTACTCAGAACTCAATGATCCTATTGATCAGAAAGAACGTCTGATCGACCAATTGAAACTGGCTGAAAGAGGTGACGATGAAGCCATGGCTATGGATGATGATTTTATTCGTGCATTGGAATATGGTATGCCTCCAACCTCAGGATTAGGAATCGGTATCGACAGATTGGTGATGTTAATGACGAACCAGTCTACCATTCAAGAAGTTTTATTCTTCCCTCAGATGAGACCAGAGAAAAAAGCGAAAGTAACTACTGATGAAGATTTCGTAAACGCAGGTGTTCCAGCAGAATGGGTACCAGTGATCAGAAAGATGAACATCAATACCATTGAAGAGTTGAAAGCCGCGAACCCAAATAAGGTTTTTAATGACTTAGGTGGAATGCGCAAGAAACTAAAGTTGGAATTAACGATGCCTTCAAAAGAGGCTGTGGAAGCTTGGTTTGCTTAA